A window of Candidatus Peribacteraceae bacterium genomic DNA:
CCAAGCGGAGGAGGATGACGCCGAACAGCAGAACGCCGATGCCCTTGGCGGCGCCGACGAGGATCGCCGATGTTCGGAGGCGTGAAGGCATGTCAGGAAGCCTGTCTCAGATGTTCGCGGCGGATGGCGGCAATTTGATCGGCGAGCAGGCCGAAGAAGAATGTGAGGCTAGCCAGGGACACCAGCGCGACGGCGCTCTGATTCGCGATGCTCTTGGTCATGGCGTACTCCAGGGCGATGTCCGCCACCGTGAGGAGTGCGAAGAAAAAGCAGGCGGGCAGGAAGATGCGGAGCGGCGAGAACAACATAATGATGCGCAGCACCAGCATGAGCGTCTTCCCGAAGTCGCGGGGACGCACGGTGCTCTTGCCCACCCTCTCGCGTATCCTGATGGGCACGTAGACCACGTTCAGGTTCTCCTTGAAGAAGCACACGGTACTCGTGGTGGAGAGGGAGAAGCCGTTGGGAAAGAGGTGCATGTAGCGCAGGAAGGCGGCACGTCGGAAGGCGCGCAGTCCGGAGTTCAGATCGGGGATCTTCCGCTCCGTCACATAATTGGCGACGAAGGAGATGAGTTTCTTGCCGGGCTGTCGAATCCAGGGGCCGCGGTATCCCTCGCGCTTTCCCACTACCATGTCGTTCCCGTCCGTGAGGAACGGGAGAAACAGAGAAATCAGGTCGGGCGTGTGCTGGCGGTCGGCGTCATAGGTGATGCACCACTCCGTCTGCGCGGCTTGTATGCCCGTCTTGAGTGCCGCGCCGTATCCCTTGTTGTACGGATGGCGGATGAGCCGCACACCGGGTACGGCCAGCGCTTCCTCCGCCGTTCGGTCCGAAGAACCGTCATCGACCACGATCACTTGTGCGGCAATGCGCTGCTGCCCGAGGTACGTCACCAGCTCCTCCAGAACGCCCCGCAGGGCTGCCGCTTCGTTGAAGGCCGGAATGACGATGGCACATTCCATGTGTCCATAGTAGGCGGGAAGGAGGTTTGTCCACAACAGATAAAAACAACTTGCAGATGCGGAAAAAACCGATTCCAGGGCATCAGGAGACCCGTTCCGCCACCACGATGTTCGCCACGCCCAACGGCAGCGGTCTCTCCAGCGCGGCGAACAGCGGCAGGAGGAGCTGCGCGAAAGGCATGCGATTCGGCGTGAGCGCCCCCCAGGAACAGGAGTAGATCACACGGAGTCCTGCCTGCTCCAGGAGGGAGCATGTGTAGGAGCGGGAGAAAGCCAGGCCTCCCCTCTCCTCCTTCTTCAAAAGGCTGAATGCCAGCATGAGGGGGTTGTAGCGGTTGGGTTCGATGACGGCGACGTATTGTTTGCTGACCCGCGCCATTTCGCGCACCACGGTGACGCGGTCCTGACGGGGGATGTGGTGGAGGACTGCATGGCAGAAGGACAAATCGAAGGATCCCGCCGGGAACCGGAGATTGCGCGCGTCCATCACCATTTTCTTTGCCACAGGATTCCCCTCGAGGATCACGGGCGAGTAGTCCACGGCCGTCACGTTCCCCTCCTTCCCCCACCACGCGCTGAAGTAACCGTTGCCCGCACCCACGTCCAGGATAGAAGGCCGCGCGGGCAGGTCTACGACGGAACGGATGGCTTTGATCTTGGGAAGGACGAATGCGCGGACCACGGGATGGTCCGGATCTCGGCGCTTGCGGTGCTTCTGGTTGCGCCAGTAGTCCTGTTGCACCTGGTCGAACGATGCCGGCGCTGGAAGATCTTCTGGCACGTGTTGGAGGATACTCTGACTATCATGGTACACTCAAAACAATGCAGGAAGCCGCAATGCGAAAGGATTGGGACAACCGTGCGCAGGACAATGCGCTCTTTTGGGTGATGAGCAAGAAGGACGCCTGGAACAAGGAGGAATACTACGAGAGCGGGCGCGAGGACATCGAGAAGTACGTACTGCCGTATTTCGCCAAGCATGGTATCACGCGGGAGATATACGGACGGTATACGGTCCTCGATATCGGATGTGGCACGGGTCGTCTGGTACGAGCGCTCGCCGCGCAGTGCGGCAGGGTGATGGGGATCGACATTTCGGAGGAAATGATCCGCAGGGCGAAGGAGGACAACGCCCACCTCACGAATGTGGAGTGGGTCGTGGGCGACGGCAAGGGGCTGCAGCCGTGCGCGGATGGGAGCGTGGACTTCTGTTTCAGCTTCATCGTGCTCCAGCACATCCCCAGTAAGCGCGTCATCACATCCTACTTTCGTGAGATCTACCGCGTCCTCAAGCCGGGCGGGCGGGCCAAGTTCCAGTTGCGCGGCACGCCGGGAAACCCTCCCGGGAAGGTTCTGTGGTACAGGGGGTTCGGCACGTTCTACGTTGCTTTCACCCTCTGGCGGAACATCCTTCCCCTCCCGTGGCTGCGGCGCTACGGCACGGTCTACGGCGCGTGCTTCACAAAGCGGGAAGTCCAAAAAGCCCTTGAGGCCGTTGGTTTTACGGAGGTTTCCACGTACCATGAGACGGATCGGTACCTCTGGGCGGAAGTGTGCAAGCCCCTCTGACGGTCCGCCGTTCCCGCCCCATGAAGAGCGTCAATATCCTCCTCAAAGGTTTCAATGACTCCTGCAGCAAACGGATGCTCGAGCGGGCGTTCCGTGACATTGAGGTGGGCATCTGCGTCTCCATCGTAGAGGACTACGCCACGGCGGAGCTGCCGGAACTCG
This region includes:
- a CDS encoding class I SAM-dependent methyltransferase; this translates as MPEDLPAPASFDQVQQDYWRNQKHRKRRDPDHPVVRAFVLPKIKAIRSVVDLPARPSILDVGAGNGYFSAWWGKEGNVTAVDYSPVILEGNPVAKKMVMDARNLRFPAGSFDLSFCHAVLHHIPRQDRVTVVREMARVSKQYVAVIEPNRYNPLMLAFSLLKKEERGGLAFSRSYTCSLLEQAGLRVIYSCSWGALTPNRMPFAQLLLPLFAALERPLPLGVANIVVAERVS
- a CDS encoding glycosyltransferase family 2 protein, which encodes MECAIVIPAFNEAAALRGVLEELVTYLGQQRIAAQVIVVDDGSSDRTAEEALAVPGVRLIRHPYNKGYGAALKTGIQAAQTEWCITYDADRQHTPDLISLFLPFLTDGNDMVVGKREGYRGPWIRQPGKKLISFVANYVTERKIPDLNSGLRAFRRAAFLRYMHLFPNGFSLSTTSTVCFFKENLNVVYVPIRIRERVGKSTVRPRDFGKTLMLVLRIIMLFSPLRIFLPACFFFALLTVADIALEYAMTKSIANQSAVALVSLASLTFFFGLLADQIAAIRREHLRQAS
- a CDS encoding class I SAM-dependent methyltransferase translates to MQEAAMRKDWDNRAQDNALFWVMSKKDAWNKEEYYESGREDIEKYVLPYFAKHGITREIYGRYTVLDIGCGTGRLVRALAAQCGRVMGIDISEEMIRRAKEDNAHLTNVEWVVGDGKGLQPCADGSVDFCFSFIVLQHIPSKRVITSYFREIYRVLKPGGRAKFQLRGTPGNPPGKVLWYRGFGTFYVAFTLWRNILPLPWLRRYGTVYGACFTKREVQKALEAVGFTEVSTYHETDRYLWAEVCKPL